The nucleotide sequence GTGGCGATTTGTTGGGACCAATGGTTTCCCGAGACCGCGCGACTGCTAAGCCTGGCCGGCGCGGAAATCCTGTTGTACCCGACCGCCATCGGCTGGATTGATCAGGAGAAAGCCGAATTCGGTGCGGCCCAGCGTGACGCTTGGATCACGGTGATGCGGTCCCATGCGATCTGTAACGGCGTGTTCCTGGGTGCCCCCAACCGCATCGGTGTCGAAGGCAAATTGGAATTCTGGGGCAGTTCCTTCGTTGCCTCACCCACCGGCCAATTGCTGGGCCAATTGAGCGACCACGAGGAAGGCATTCTGATTGCCGATTGCCAACTGCCGCAGATCGACGTGGTGCGCACTCACTGGCCTTTCCTGCGTGATCGACGCATCGACGACTATGGCGATCTGACACGACGCTGGATCGATCACCAGGACACGACACCGAAACGATGTGGCTGATCGCGACCGACGAAGCGGGCTATGGTCCCAAACTGGGGCCGCTGGTGATCGTCGCCACGACCTGGAAACTGCCGACGTCCGAGCCTGATTTTGCGAAGGCTTTTGAACACCTTGCAAAACCGGTCCGCTGCGGCGAAGCGACGATTCGCATTGACGATTCCAAAGCGATCTTCCGTCCGGCGTCGCGTAATTCCAAAAACGCCGCGTCGTTGATGCCAGAGATTGAATTGCCCGCGGCTTTGACGCCGTTGCATCTGGTGACCAGTGCAGTAGCCGCGACGCTGGAAGTCTCAGAAAAAAATTCGGCTTGCAGCCGCGAATTCACCGACTGGCTGGACCGCATCAATCCCCAGGACGCGTCCGATCGGGCGCAGACGCCCTGGCTGGATCTGCAAGGCACACCACCGCTGATGTCGCCGGATTCGGTCCGACCGATCCTGGATCATTGGTGCCCCACATCCACGGCAGATGAACACAGCGTCGCCCGCCTGTGCAACGTTCACTGCCGCGTGATCACGGCAGGCCGATTCAACCAGATCTGCGACGACG is from Crateriforma conspicua and encodes:
- a CDS encoding ribonuclease H family protein, which produces MWLIATDEAGYGPKLGPLVIVATTWKLPTSEPDFAKAFEHLAKPVRCGEATIRIDDSKAIFRPASRNSKNAASLMPEIELPAALTPLHLVTSAVAATLEVSEKNSACSREFTDWLDRINPQDASDRAQTPWLDLQGTPPLMSPDSVRPILDHWCPTSTADEHSVARLCNVHCRVITAGRFNQICDDGKNKSDLLTQASLGLVRDAIVSADSNGKLPADIHVFCDRHGGRRYYADAIGRTLRPADQNNATHEFAPETIEIIEEASQISRYTVGDGEREIRWNFTVKGDRFAPVAMSSMIAKYIRERMMGAMNRYFADRHPGETPLKPTAGYPQDAKRFLVDIADQIRRDEIDIDRLVRQR